ATCTCACAACCATGATTgtgataaattaattattctacGCCGCTACGGGATGGCAACGCCTACACTAACCACAAGTGGTTTAGATGTTTCTTTTGCgaaacttaaatattaattggattttctttttttttggtttgtttATATAGATGTGCGGCTTTAtggttttatatttttcaacaaCTCATTTATATAGTTTATGTGATTACAAGGTGGATGGAGGATCATTTGAAAAATTTATGAGCAGTGGAGAAAATAATGGATTCACTGCTGTGCTGATTTATGCTTCCTGGTGTCCTTTCTCTAGCATCTTTTATTCGCGGTTTAGTACTCTCAGTTCCCTGTATCCGCAGATCAAACATCTTGTTATTGAGCAATCTTCAGTCATGCCTAGGTGGGTGTTTTTTTATCAACACCGACGTGATTTATCATTGCATGCTTTCAATCTTCAAAGCGCCAGTTTTATGCGAGATTTACCAATCCCATGATGTCTGAGGACTGTTGTAGATATATGCATTGTATATTTTCATATGTTCTGTGCCTCCTCAGCTGGTACCTACGAAGGACTCATTACTTCTTTGTCCCAAGAAGTCATACCTCTATAAAACTTGTAACAAATAGTGCGAACATTGACCAAATTTTCTACCGAACATTCAGATTATCCAAGTCCAATAATGGACGACTGTTCTTTGCTGGGACTTCACACTGTTTTAAttattcttgaattttatttggatcataaTGTAGTTACTTATAATTTTGTGAGTGTTTTAATGACGGCAGCTGCGAATATATTTTTGTAGGAGTGTTTTGTGTCATCAAATAATGGATCTCCTTTTTTCATGTAGTATGAATTTATCCATTCTCTGTTGAGGAGACATAAACACATGTACACCTCCAGTTGGTGTATGACCTATTTTCTGCATTCAAGTTGCAGAAATGCCTGAATTTAACTTGGTTGTTCTCTTTTTCAGTGTTTTCTCTAGATATGGAATTCATAGTGTGCCCTCACTACTGATTGTACATCCAACAATGCGAATGAGATATCAAGGTCCAAAAGATCTCCAGTCAGccataagtttttataaaagaGCTACAGGTAGCACCAGCAGTGTAATATTTGTCTTTTTCTTGCTATTGATTTGTGTTCACGGTATAGTCATTCGATCTGTTGCAACATATGACGACTCAAGGAAAATATCTGGGAAGCTAGCTAAATGTGTTCTCATCCTGAACTTTGAGATCTTGGGTGATGTTCAACATTTTCCAACTTTATTCATCTGAATTTATGAGCTTGGAAgttgactttgttcaatttgtctCATAATCTTGTTTCTTTTGTTCGAGACATGTATGGATGAACTCATCAGATTAAATGCTACTGAGTTTTACATGCTATGAATTGCTGTTGAGTATATATGTGGGGCTGGGGGTCTTTCAAGCAAGATTAGAATATAGTAACTTTTCATTTTCCATCGGCCTTGTTTGTCCTTGAAGGGAGAATCCTTGCGCTCTATGAACTTACTTTTGCTGCAACGCTTGTAAACCATGAATTATGAGCAATATTTTCAATTAAGTTTTGGATTTGATTTGTCTCCTCCTCTCATTCACAAATCCTTTCTCTGCTTAGGGTTGGACCCAGTGGTGAATTTGGTTGAAGATGAAATGAAGAATGATCTGAACTTGTTTCAGCTATGGAATGGAATGTCATTGAAGGAAAAGTTTTCGACAGAACCGTATCTACTACTGTCTATAGTTTTTGTCTTAACAAGGGCTTCTTTATATATCTTCCCAGGAATTGCATCTTGTATAAAGGCACTGTGGGTGGCATGTGTCTGTCATCTAACTCTGGGTATTTTTGGAGGGCATGTTTTACACCCAATCGACATCAAGAGAGTTTGGAGCAAGTTCAACCTGTTCAACACTAGGAACTTCCATAAAGGAGCTAGAAATGCTCGAGTCTGGGCACCATCACTGGCCTAAGGGCTAAGTTTCCTTGTGCGAGGGTATTGCCTTTTGAGTACCTTGTATGCCAGTCGTCTACTCGTTCTGAAACAGATGAGCTGTAGAATTCGTTGTATCATTAACCGACAAGACAAACAACCACCGTACTTTGGTTTTATTTCACCTCTACTAAGCTTTAGTCCGGTAGCccaggaaatttttttttcccacatATGCACTCAATTGTACAGCATGCAAGTGAATGGACAAAAGTCCCACTAAGCTGTCCAATTCTTGGGGTTGGGATTTTGCTTTTTGGTAACTTGGGCAATTGAAAAGAATATCCTCCGGTAGTATTGTATCATTGATTTGCTAAGGAACGTGATATTTACTGGAACACAATCTCAGAAAAACCCAGCGTGGATATTTTGCAAAGGCGGGATTGTCTGAAAATAGATTGGATGCTAAGACCCGAATGTGAGATTTCAGTTTTTCATTCATGAAAAGAATGTTTTTTAGAACGTAATTGTGATATGACAACGGTTCTTGAGAAATATTTGGTGTCATTTCTCAATCATTGGTGTATACGAATAAAAACGAATGCCGTTTGAATTTTGgcacaaaaataattttaaaaagaaaaaacaatgaATGTATTTTGCATTATATTAATTTGGTAACTCTCTTTATGTAAGAGAGATAATGAAAGATTTGAGATATAGTGagtaaaaacaaaaagacaatTTGCAAATAACGTTAACCATGCAATGGGCAAGAAAATATCAGTACTTATggatataaatatagatatattatatatgtatatgtgtgtgtgttaagCTCTCATTGCGGAAACCTCGGAAATGTATCGTGTGATATGCTAATTAGAACCCAAATAACAAGTTGGAGGCAATCTAGGAGGAACCATTGCTGCAAGAGGCACAGCTTTCTGCAAAGCTAGACCAAAAATCTCCTCCATATCCATTTCTTCACCATCAAATTTCCAATCAAAATGTGAACCAAAGTCCCCAATATACATTCCATCATCGCTACCCCCATTCTTGTTCCAGCACAAATCCTCCTCCCAGCTCCGAATAGGATCAGCTCGAATTCGTTTCCTTTCGGATCCATCTTCGCATACCTTTCAGACAAGAATCTCTCGGGGTTGAAATCCAATGGATTTTCCCAAACTTGAGGATCCCTTCCAATTGCCCATATGTCAACGCTGAGTCTCGTGTTCTCGGGTATGTAATAGCCATTTACGGTGCATGCTTCGGCTGAAATGCGAGGTAGGTTTAATGGTGTCGATGGGTGCTTTCGAAACGTCTCTTTGCATATTGCTTGCAGATAAGGCAATTTGGGTATGTCGGACTCCACCAGACGGCGGTTCCGGCCGATGACCCGATCCATTTCATCGTGTGCCTTGCGCAGAATTTCCGGGTTTTTCAGCATCTCCGCAAGAGCCCATTCTATTGCGCTTGATGATGTATCAGTCCCAGCAGTAAACAGGTTCTGCATGCAAAACATATACTTAAATATCACGCAAGTTCACatgcataaattttatataGTGAAAGTCGAAAAATTAATTGTCGGTAACCAGTAATAGTGCTTTAATATTGGTTGTGGTAAGCCTCTCCTCCTCAGGATTATCAACATCATCTCGATTTGCCAACATGACATCAAAAAATCAGGTCGGTTCTTGAGTTTGTGGCGCGATTCCAAGTGCTCGTCCAGCATTCTGCTGATCAAATTATCGAACTTCCTATACAATTTTCTCATTCCTTTTTCAATCCCTTGCAAATCCATCCAACCCATCCAAGGAATGAAGTCGCCAATGTTCAAATAGCCTGCTGTTGTCATCACCTCCACCACCACGTCCTNNNNNNNNNNNNNNNNNNNNNNNNNNNNNNNNNNNNNNNNNNNNNNNNNNNNNNNNNNNNNNNNNNNNNNNNNNNNNNNNNNNNNNNNNNNNNNNNNNNNNNNNNNNNNNNNNNNNNNNNNNNNNNNNNNNNNNNNNNNNNNNNNNNNNNNNNNNNNNNNNNNNNNNNNNNNNNNNNNNNNNNNNNNNNNNNNNNNNNNNNNNNNNNNNNNNNNNNNNNNNNNNNNNNNNNNNNNNNNNNNNNNNNNNNNNNNNNNNNNNNNNNNNNNNNNNNNNNNNNNNNNNNNNNNNNNNNNNNNNNNNNNNNNNNNNNNNNNNNNNNNNNNNNNNNNNNNNNNNNNNNNNNNNNNNNNNNNNNNNNNNNNNNNNNNNNNNNNNNNNNNNNNNNNNNNNNNNNNNNNNNNNNNNNNNNNNNNNNNNNNNNNNNNNNNNNNNNNNNNNNNNNNNNNNNNNNNNNNNNNNNNNNNNNNNNNNNNNNNNNNNNNNNNNNNNNNNNNNNNNNNNNNNNNNNNNNNNNNNNNNNNNNNNNNNNNNNNNNNNNNNNNNNNNNNNNNNNNNNNNNNNNNNNNNNNNNNNNNNNNNNNNNNNNNNNNNNNNNNNNNNNNNNNNNNNNNNNNNNNNNNNNNNNNNNNNNNNNNNNNNNNNNNNNNNNNNNNNNNNNNNNNNNNNNNNNNNNNNNNNNNNNNNNNNNNNNNNNNNNNNNNNNNNNNNNNNNNNNNNNNNNNNNNNNNNNNNNNNNNNNNNNNNNNNNNNNNNNNNNNNNNNNNNNNNNNNNNNNNNNNNNNNNNNNNNNNNNNNNNNNNNNNNNNNNNNNNNNNNNNNNNNNNNNNNNNNNNNNNNNNNNNNNNNNNNNNNNNNNNNNNNNNNNNNNNNNNNNNNNNNNNNNNNNNNNNNNNNNNNNNNNNNNNNNNNNNNNNNNNNNNNNNNNNNNNNNNNNNNNNNNNNNNNNNNNNNNNNNNNNNNNNNNNNNNNNNNNNNNNNNNNNNNNNNNNNNNNNNNNNNNNNNNNNNNNNNNNNNNNNNNNNNNNNNNNNNNNNNNNNNNNNNNNNNNNNNNNNNNNNNNNNNNNNNNNNNNNNNNNNNNNNNNNNNNNNNNNNNNNNNNNNNNNNNNNNNNNNNNNNNNNNNNNNNNNNNNNNNNNNNNNNNNNNNNNNNNNNNNNNNNNNNNNNNNNNNNNNNNNNNNNNNNNNNNNNNNNNNNNNNNNNNNNNNNNNNNNNNNNNNNNNNNNNNNNNNNNNNNNNNNNNNNNNNNNNNNNNNNNNNNNNNNNNNNNNNNNNNNNNNNNNNNNNNNNNNNNNNNNNNNNNNNNNNNNNNNNNNNNNNNNNNNNNNNNNNNNNNNNNNNNNNNNNNNNNNNNNNNNNNNNNNNNNNNNNNNNNNNNNNNNNNNNNNNNNNNNNNNNNNNNNNNNNNNNNNNNNNNNNNNNNNNNNNNNNNNNNNNNNNNNNNNNNNNNNNNNNNNNNNNNNNNNNNNNNNNNNNNNNNNNNNNNNNNNNNNNNNNNNNNNNNNNNNNNNNNNNNNNNNNNNNNNNNNNNNNNNNNNNNNNNNNNNNNNNNNNNNNNNNNNNNNNNNNNNNNNNNNNNNNNNNNNNNNNNNNNNNNNNNNNNNNNNNNNNNNNNNNNNNNNNNNNNNNNNNNNNNNNNNNNNNNNNNNNNNNNNNNNNNNNNNNNNNNNNNNNNNNNNNNNNNNNNNNNNNNNNNNNNNNNNNNNNNNNNNNNNNNNNNNNNNNNNNNNNNNNNNNNNNNNNNNNNNNNNNNNNNNNNNNNNNNNNNNNNNNNNNNNNNNNNNNNNNNNNNNNNNNNNNNNNNNNNNNNNNNNNNNNNNNNNNNNNNNNNNNNNNNNNNNNNNNNNNNNNNNNNNNNNNNNNNNNNNNNNNNNNNNNNNNNNNNNNNNNNNNNNNNNNNNNNNNNNNNNNNNNNNNNNNNNNNNNNNNNNNNNNNNNNNNNNNNNNNNNNNNNNNNNNNNNNNNNNNNNNNNNNNNNNNNNNNNNNNNNNNNNNNNNNNNNNNNNNNNNNNNNNNNNNNNNNNNNNNNNNNNNNNNNNNNNNNNNNNNNNNNNNNNNNNNNNNNNNNNNNNNNNNNNNNNNNNNNNNNNNNNNNNNNNNNNNNNNNNNNNNNNNNNNNNNNNNNNNNNNNNNNNNNNNNNNNNNNNNNNNNNNNNNNNNNNNNNNNNNNNNNNNNNNNNNNNNNNNNNNNNNNNNNNNNNNNNNNNNNNNNNNNNNNNNNNNNNNNNNNNNNNNNNNNNNNNNNNNNNNNNNNNNNNNNNNNNNNNNNNNNNNNNNNNNNNNNNNNNNNNNNNNNNNNNNNNNNNNNNNNNNNNNNNNNNNNNNNNNNNNNNNNNNNNNNNNNNNNNNNNNNNNNNNNNNNNNNNNNNNNNNNNNNNNNNNNNNNNNNNNNNNNNNNNNNNNNNNNNNNNNNNNNNNNNNNNNNNNNNNNNNNNNNNNNNNNNNNNNNNNNNNNNNNNNNNNNNNNNNNNNNNNNNNNNNNNNNNNNNNNNNNNNNNNNNNNNNNNNNNNNNNNNNNNNNNNNNNNNNNNNNNNNNNNNNNNNNNNNNNNNNNNNNNNNNNNNNNNNNNNNNNNNNNNNNNNNNNNNNNNNNNNNNNNNNNNNNNNNNNNNNNNNNNNNNNNNNNNNNNNNNNNNNNNNNNNNNNNNNNNNNNNNNNNNNNNNNNNNNNNNNNNNNNNNNNNNNNNNNNNNNNNNNNNNNNNNNNNNNNNNNNNNNNNNNNNNNNNNNNNNNNNNNNNNNNNNNNNNNNNNNNNNNNNNNNNNNNNNNNNNNNNNNNNNNNNNNNNNNNNNNNNNNNNNNNNNNNNNNNNNNNNNNNNNNNNNNNNNNNNNNNNNNNNNNNNNNNNNNNNNNNNNNNNNNNNNNNNNNNNNNNNNNNNNNNNNNNNNNNNNNNNNNNNNNNNNNNNNNNNNNNNNNNNNNNNNNNNNNNNNNNNNNNNNNNNNNNNNNNNNNNNNNNNNNNNNNNNNNNNNNNNNNNNNNNNNNNNNNNNNNNNNNNNNNNNNNNNNNNNNNNNatcccttacatgttactcgatttttaaatttagaagcattctacaattttcaaatattattatatattgaattataatttatccctttcaaattggataaatatacaataaaactcatgtaaatattattaacaaaaacatttaaatgaaatattagatttgtcgataatcaaaataagaaataaacaaattttgatcattgagtgagaaataagatatttaaataaatttataattgccacaatgaaatagtgcacctacatacatttatcactgtattttgcaactaaaatgtcaaaaaaagtctccacatattatttttatatcatatttaaaataattatgaatcctaaattttattattttgagttggcttttgttatgaaaaatcattgtgaataaattgaatttaaaaattcttatatctatgtatattacatattaatatatcaacctaagtccaggtaataaaaaactacaaaatgaacttattcatcttcaatttacacaaattatatagtaaagatatgTGACAtttaagacaatgaagtagaatacatgttcacatataacaaaatatatacacaagaaaaatattaaataaaaatatttttctagatataaatattttttttataactttttacagtgagttggagaagataaaagagaaaaattattaattcttttgggttacacaaaaaaataaaaattgaagaagtgtttgtcatacaattaatttagttttcaaattaaatgtatattataaagttatatttatcgttcaaactttataaatgcaatgaatttttctcaagataaggttacacaaatgttcccgttaagataattaaacaattagaaaaattaaatatattatttttctggaggtaatatcaatatgacattagtaatttgattgtgctaattatacttatgagttgatatgaaatattaaaataagtgtcataagagtcagtaaaaatatgatttattgtcaaaaatattattattataaattgcaaataaatgacaacatttaaacaatatttttttaaatcaattcatcagtactttttatgtgatgatagattgttataataattaggggtgagcattcggtctGTTTTGTTACCGACCAaaccgaattagtcataatTGGATCGAACCTAGctgaccgaattaattttcataaccgatgaaaatcaaaccaaattaaaatcggttaattcggttgaTGATCGGATTACCCGattggtttttaaaaaaatttgttatttaactttaattatatatgtaattttttaacaCTACATTATACacaatgcataaaaacataaaatcacttacatcacaaatttttctttagaattagggctggttttaaaatttaaaagtaaaaattaaaaaatataataaaattgataaataataaaaatttattaaataatagtatttattttttCGATTAATTCGATTAgccgattttaaaattttgaaaaccgtaaccgaatcgaattaaccgaattttttcAATTTGAACACCGAATTACCGAATTGACTCGGTTCagtcggttaattcgatttaaccaaaattttgctcacccctaataataatgtgtggtttatatgttatcaagtataaatgtctaataaattaaaggtgcctaggaaagtaaaaacatccagtagaaattgttgtcaatttacatgaaagagaataataatcaaacaacactgtaaataaaaaattgcatatcattgattgtcaaaacaaattgtaataattgaatattataataaaatatatgcattattgagcgaatataacaaataacaaaagaaaacaatatgataaaaaagatatgagaaaaattttagtagtccaaatctttttttaaaattaaaaaaatatgtttttttccaaattagttacatatgctaattaacaagaattgtcaaaatttacaatactattatcattatcttttgttaagttaactaattttatttcaaattttaattagttCAACATATGTTTCctacgtgcaacgcacgtgcattatttctagtattatatatgtatatgtgtgtgtgttaagCTCTCATTGCGGAAACCTCGGAAATGTATCGTGTGATATGCTAATTAGAACCCAAATAACAAGTTGGAGGCAAGGAGGAACCATTGCTGCAAGAGGCACAGCTTTCTGCAAAGCTAGACCAAAAATCTCCTCCATATCCATTTCTTCACCATCAAATTTCCAATCAAAATGTGAACCAAAGTCCCCAATATACATTCCATCATCGCTACCCCCATTCTTGTTCCAGCACAAATCCTCCTCCCAGCTCCGAATAGGATCAGCTCGAATTCGTTTCCTTTCGGATCCATCTTCGCATACCTTTCAGACAAGAATCTCTCGGGGTTGAAATCCAATGGATTTTCCCAAACTTGAGGATCCCTTCCAATTGCCCATATGTCAACGCTGAGTCTCGTGTTCTCGGGTATGTAATAGCCATTTACGGTGCATGCTTCGGCTGAAATGCGAGGTAGGTTTAATGGTGTCGATGGGTGCTTTCGAAACGTCTCTTTGCATATTGCTTGCAGATAAGGCAATTTGGGTATGTCGGACTCCACCAGACGGCGGTTCCGGCCGATGACCCGATCCATTTCATCGTGTGCCTTGCGCAGAATTTCCGGGTTTTTCAGCATCTCCGCAAGAGCCCATTCTATTGCGCTTGATGATGTATCAGTCCCAGCAGTAAACAGGTTCTGCATGCAAAACATATACTTAAATATCACGCAAGTTCACatgcataaattttatataGTGAAAGTCGAAAAATTAATTGTCGGTAACCAGTAATAGTGCTTTAATATTGGTTGTGGTAAGCCTCTCCTCCTCAGGATTATCAACATCATCTCGATTTGCCAACATGACATCAAAAAATCAGGTCGGTTCTTGAGTTTGTGGCGCGATTCCAAGTGCTCGTCCAGCATTCTGCTGATCAAATTATCGAACTTCCTATACAATTTTCTCATTCCTTTTTCAATCCCTTGCAAATCCATCCAACCCATCCAAGGAATGAAGTCGCCAATGTTCAAATAGCCTGCTGTTGTCATCACCTCCACCACCACGTCCTTGAACTCGTTCAATTCCCGTCCTTTCGTCTCGAAAACCTGTCGGCTCAGCATAACTCTCCCGATCATATTGGCCATGGCGTGGACCAAAATCTCCCCCACCACCACTGCTTCCCCGCGTACACTAGACTGATGTATAGCCTCGAGCGTGTGGCCAAGTTCTGCAGCACGAAGAGTCATCCAGAGCTTTACTGCCCAACATATGGAGATTACTCAATTTTCTGAGCAGCCTCCACCTGGGTCCGTAGGGTGCAAAAACCATGTCTTGCGCATTGTAGGCGAGGATGGTGGGGCCGGCATGGATCGGCCGGTTCAAGAAATTCGATTCGAGGGTTTAAGAAACGACTTCGCAGCATCCGGACTTGACGCCACCACCATGCCACGGGTGCCTAGTTTCAGGTACATGACAGGGCCATAAATCTTGGCCATTTTGGCTAGAGCAACGTGTGGTATTCTACCCAGAGTGGAAGCGCTCCGACGACCGGAAAGCCTCTTGGGCCAGGCGGCAATGGTCTTCGTTTCGACAGAATAAGAAAGTGAGTAAGAATGCATAGTGATGCCAATGTTATGAGTTCAGCCACTGGAAGGAACATTGCATGAAAATTGATATTAACCATACACTTTTTCTTATTAACTGACCAGAACCAATTAAGGAACAATGATTTGTTTTCTTTCCTTTGTGAGCTGCGTTTTTCCCATAACGCGGAAAGTAAAATTAGCTTTTTTACTCTAATATGATAGGAAAAGACTCATGAACCCACTCTTTGGTGTTTAGTTttctatattattaaaatttgtatatttcaatttttgtaggtgtaatattagtatcacgTCATAAAAAGtacttaaatttcaaaaataacgaACCAAAACCGAAATTTAACAAAATGAAGTACCAAAATAGCAAGAAAAACAAATATAGATATTgagctaaaattttaaaattctcttaattacAATAGACTTTGTAGTTGGGATTTAGTAcataaatgttttatttaagaAGGACTAGGCTTAATATAgaaattaggcttttaaaagagatgtaaaaatttcaattttttttatgaaagatTATTATGGCATAAATTGAACAAAGCTCCTTGTGTTTTATTCGACTTCCTTCCCACACCAACCTAAACCATCCGCCCTTTTGATCGGCCGTTGCTTGCTTTTCTCCTACCCACAATATTCTTTAATAAATGCAAAAGTATTGGGATCAAATTAGGGTTTCTACAACCACTAGTCATTTGGCTCAGTGGTATGTTATTCCCACAAAATGACATGTCTCGGTTCAAGACTTTCCCACCatcattccaaaaaaaaaaaaaagggttcTACAAACTAATACCCTAAGACATGATTTGGTGTATGGATTAATGAGATTAAAAGATCGAGCTTAACAATAGGAGCAATTGAACTGCATTgagcatatatatatttagcCTCAATCGCAGTTGGTGGCTTCTGTTAGAATATTGAGATTCAAGCCTTTCTTGATTTAAAAAAGTTTAATATTAATAAAGCAATGGAAGAAGTTGAGGGTATAATACTCCAGGATCGGATCAATATATATTGTCGTGCTCGGGACTTAAACACGTACAAGCGCGACTCTCCACTATATAAATCTTAAGCTCGGGACAAACACGTATAGCTAAAGTGGATGacttatatatgattttgttaCTGAAGGTATACAATAGCTTAGTCAAGATGTTATCTTTCGCAAGCACTTGCACAGGTAATGCAAATCAAAGACCCGTTTTACACTGAAAATGCTTGAATTATGTCTGAGCGCGACTTGGGCATGTTGAATGGCGGACCTGTCCAACATGGGCGTCTGTTGGCTCTCCGGCTGACTGGCTTTTCACGTGGCTGACTTTTGGCCTCTGTGAGCCTACAAATATGCACAAGTCTTGTGCTCAAAGACCCTTATGCTCCAGAGACACATCACAGAGAAGTTCTCCTTCAACTGTTTCCAATTATTCTTTCTATTACCTGCCTGATTTCCCAGATTATTAGGTGACAAAACCGAACGGTGTAGTCATTTTGTGTTATGTTTCGCCGTTTTATCCTGAGAAACAGACAATCATCGTAGTCCTCAGAGACACACAACAGAAGCTTTCTCCCTTCAATTGTTTCCTAACTATTTCTCCTATTACCTGCCTTATTTCTCATATTATCCGGTGACAACATTCAGTTAGACAATGTAGTCACtttgtaataaatttttactaTTTCGTCGTTGTATATTGGGAAACAGACGTTCATCGTAATTCTCAAAACATCTCTTTCTGTTACAAGCCTCGGTTTCATTTCGCATTCTCTCTTTTCAAGTTCCTCGGGTTGTTTCTAGCTCTGAGTTTACACTCCAAGATCGGTGTCACTGATCCCTTCGATTCGTACTAGAAGACAAATCTTTATTGTTTACTTTTGAGTTTATCTTGCATTATACTGCAGCCGATTAATTTTTCCGTTCATCTCGAATCTTACATTGCAATTTATATTGACTAACAAAACTCTCTGGATAACACTACACATATTCAGAACCAACGTTAAAATATAAGAAGTATCGAGATCAAGCATTAGTCAGAATGCAGGtataaaaaagtatttttaattGAAGATTAGATTTTCTAAGCTTGGGTTTTACTAGTCAGGATCGAAGTATAGATAAAAAGTATTTTTAATGAAGATAAGGGTTTTCAGGTTCTTTCGATGTATTTTATGCTAACAAGAGATCTACGGATACTTATGTCTTACACTCTGATTGACTTATACTCAATATTTTAGATTACGAAATATAATGAGAAGGCCTTTTTGTCCTTAAATGTTTATTGAGCTATTGACAACTAAGATTGGAGATGCAGCCTCttttcaagaagaaaaagaaaatcataatttcacaTGAGACAAGAGCCCAACTATTAACTTGATTTCCCAGAAACACGATGCCTTTCTTGGCACATGGAACTGCAAGTGCCCAATCGCTGGTTCCAACTGAGCTCATCTTGCTTAACATTTGATTAATCGTCTTTTTCTCTCACACAGTTACATAAATAAAACTCACAAAATTCCAAGCTACCTAAAGTCCAAGTCTGCCGACAAAATTTTCCAGTATATAGCTGCAACTTCTAGAGATCGTGGAAACACATTCATCAGTTCTTCTCAACACTCCTTTTGCTTAGTAACCGTATCCTGAACGAAAAGGGTAGGCACAAAGTTTAGTGACCTCACGTGTTTCAATAAAGAATGAATATGTACTGGAGTAGTCGAGGTGTTTGTTACAACTAAAAATACATACCTGAATTGTCCATTGGGCTCCCTGCAGCAACTGGCTCAGGCTCTTTGATCTCGACAACTACACAATCTGACATCAAAAACGTCTTCGCCACAGATGATGCATGTTCTAAGCAACATCTGACCACCTGCATCAAATAGATGGAAACTCATCAAGGttcagaaaatattaaaataagtatTCAGGACAACCGAGGCATGAAAAGGATCCACAGAAGTTTTAAGAACAGTAGTTAAACATCACAGCTCCTTCCAAAAGATTAAACAAAACAGCTGGTTGAAAGAGAGATGCGTTGTAAAGTTAAGACAGCTAAATTCATCGAGCCTCAATGACAATCCAGAACCACTGTGGCATGGTCAGG
This genomic interval from Primulina huaijiensis isolate GDHJ02 chromosome 14, ASM1229523v2, whole genome shotgun sequence contains the following:
- the LOC140957818 gene encoding 5'-adenylylsulfate reductase-like 5 — its product is MEKCRNMLIYVLVASTFRAMAASSNTSDRQIRTFLHHLNFRCPLSIPSSSTPFMVDGGSFEKFMSSGENNGFTAVLIYASWCPFSSIFYSRFSTLSSLYPQIKHLVIEQSSVMPSVFSRYGIHSVPSLLIVHPTMRMRYQGPKDLQSAISFYKRATGLDPVVNLVEDEMKNDLNLFQLWNGMSLKEKFSTEPYLLLSIVFVLTRASLYIFPGIASCIKALWVACVCHLTLGIFGGHVLHPIDIKRVWSKFNLFNTRNFHKGARNARVWAPSLA